Sequence from the Rhodococcus jostii RHA1 genome:
CGCCACCACCGCGGCGTGTCCGTCCGGCGGCGTGCACTGCGTTGCGTCGACTGTGCGTCGCGGCCGTCCGTCATCTGCCCCGGTTCGCCGTCGCCCCGAAGAACCCTCCGGCAACGGTGCGCACTAGAAGATCAGCCCGTGCGTTTCGACGAGCGCCATGGTCGCTTCCATGTCCGCCGAGCATCCGTAGGGTGCGATGATTTCCTCCAATTCCGCGGGGCTCAGGTCCTCGGTCAGTCGGTCGAGGCATCGGAACAGCTCTTCCAAACCTCCGGGAGAGATGATTTCCAGCAACCGTGCCGGTGTCTCTCCGGCATTCCAGAACGTGTGCCATTCCCCGCGGGGTTTGAAGATGAGATTCCCCGGACCGGCTATGACCTCGTGGTCCCCGAATTTGGCGCCGACCGTGCCCTCCAGGATGAAGCTGAACTCATCCTCGCGGGTGTGCTTGTGAAGTGGAGCCGCAAGAACCTTGGCAGGCAGACGATGCTCCACCATGGAAAACCCGCCACCCCATTCTCGACTGTTCACCAGGAAGCGGTCGCCACAGGCACCGGCGGGCTGATAGAGCTCGCCTTCTTCCGGGCCCAGAATCCGGCGAATTGGCACTGCCCGCACACCTCCCACGGCCGAGTAAGGGGTTCTTCCCGCGACGATACGCCGACGCAACGGCCATCGAGTGGTTCTTTCTCCCCGCAGTATCCGACGCGCCGGGGCACTCAGTCCCGCGCGTGCGGTGGACCGCCGAAGCCGCGGAGGTCGCGGGCGGTGGCACCGGGTTCGAAGGTGCTGCCGCCGGGGCCGAATCGTCCGATCACGGTGTGCCGGCTGTCCCAGAGCACGCCGCGAGTGGGAAGTGCCCAGCGGGTCGAGAAGGTGGACGCGGCGTCCTCGTCGTCCGCGGACGGGTCGTGCGCCGCGGCGATGTGCGCGGCGTAGGCGCGCAGCGCGACCGCGAAG
This genomic interval carries:
- a CDS encoding cupin domain-containing protein; translation: MPIRRILGPEEGELYQPAGACGDRFLVNSREWGGGFSMVEHRLPAKVLAAPLHKHTREDEFSFILEGTVGAKFGDHEVIAGPGNLIFKPRGEWHTFWNAGETPARLLEIISPGGLEELFRCLDRLTEDLSPAELEEIIAPYGCSADMEATMALVETHGLIF